The Oxobacter pfennigii genome has a segment encoding these proteins:
- a CDS encoding epoxyqueuosine reductase, with protein MKEKIREFILSYGADLCGFANIDRFNEAPAGFKPTDILPDCKTVISFALALPKGLSKVSPRFIYGYYNNFSCSKVDEIAFKAAVQIEKNFKRSSVPMPCDSPYEYWDKDNMEGRGLLSMKHTAVQAGLGTLGKNTLFMNKHFGNMITLGAILTTLELESDQFDATVCISNCRKCIDACPVSAINNGTVSQKLCRTNTYGKTERGFDTVDCNICRTVCPMNHATP; from the coding sequence TTGAAAGAAAAAATCAGAGAATTTATATTATCCTACGGAGCGGACTTATGCGGTTTTGCAAATATTGACCGTTTTAATGAAGCACCAGCTGGATTTAAACCCACCGATATATTGCCTGATTGCAAGACGGTTATTTCATTCGCACTGGCTTTGCCAAAGGGGCTTTCAAAAGTCAGCCCACGCTTTATATATGGATATTATAATAATTTTAGCTGCTCGAAAGTTGATGAAATAGCTTTTAAGGCTGCTGTACAAATAGAGAAGAATTTCAAGCGCAGTTCTGTTCCTATGCCCTGCGACAGCCCTTATGAATATTGGGACAAGGATAATATGGAAGGGCGTGGTTTGCTATCCATGAAGCATACAGCGGTCCAAGCAGGGTTAGGAACTCTCGGGAAGAATACATTATTTATGAATAAGCATTTTGGCAATATGATTACTCTTGGTGCAATACTTACAACATTGGAGTTGGAATCCGATCAGTTTGATGCAACTGTATGTATCAGCAATTGCCGCAAATGCATAGATGCCTGTCCTGTAAGTGCAATAAATAACGGAACAGTTAGTCAAAAACTCTGCCGTACTAATACATATGGAAAAACAGAGCGCGGCTTTGATACTGTTGACTGCAATATATGCAGAACCGTATGTCCGATGAATCACGCAACCCCATAA
- a CDS encoding NTP transferase domain-containing protein, with amino-acid sequence MNKRDWIVFAVISRNGYGNHREIAKRTGYSLGLVNSSLKKLMEEGYIDNYFYITDKGREYIEASKPRRAVILAAGMGLRMVPINKTPKGLLTISGQPLIERIIEQMHEAGIFEIYVVVGYMMERFEYLRDKYGVELVISKEFPYRDSLHSLNLVADKLDNCYIAPSNVWFSRNPFSRTEFFSWYAVSEYVDDDSFVRMNRSLELIYTGDEKGGNSMLGLCYLLKEDAEIVRGQLVKLDKQRKFNREIWEQALFEGNKMIPYARVMLGQSNYAIRTYEELRDLDSESQHLDSKRINLIREVFNVEMDDITDISALSKGMTNRLMRFSVKGKPYLFRVPGEGSNELTSRAQEVDVYNSLKETGLTDIVIYMSAETGYKISEFWENARTCDIHNDEDVRACIMHLRKLHSMKLEVGHTFDLTEKLDLYERLRDGEPSFSDYDETREKVVGLIALLNVLQKESCLCHVDPVSDNFLFVNGKIHLIDWEYAGMSEKHIDIAMFCLYADYDVKYVNHLIDVYFDGKATNLDRFKVFAYASVGGFLWSVWCEYKEKKGVSFSEYAMQQYRYSKKSYREAMRYFNAHGKE; translated from the coding sequence ATGAACAAACGTGATTGGATTGTTTTTGCTGTGATTTCAAGAAATGGTTATGGGAATCATCGTGAGATTGCCAAACGCACAGGCTATTCTCTCGGACTGGTGAATTCGTCGCTTAAGAAGCTGATGGAAGAAGGGTATATCGATAACTATTTTTACATTACAGACAAAGGGCGGGAATATATTGAGGCCTCGAAACCCCGCCGTGCAGTTATACTGGCAGCGGGCATGGGGCTTAGGATGGTACCCATTAATAAAACCCCAAAAGGTTTGCTCACAATCAGTGGTCAACCTTTAATTGAGCGTATCATTGAGCAGATGCATGAGGCGGGGATTTTTGAGATATATGTTGTTGTTGGCTACATGATGGAGCGGTTTGAGTACCTGAGGGATAAATATGGTGTTGAGCTTGTTATATCTAAAGAATTTCCTTACCGTGACAGCCTGCATTCTCTTAACTTGGTAGCTGACAAACTGGATAACTGCTATATTGCCCCGAGTAATGTGTGGTTTTCGCGAAACCCCTTCAGCCGCACTGAATTTTTTTCCTGGTATGCAGTTTCCGAATATGTTGATGACGATAGTTTTGTACGAATGAACCGAAGTCTTGAACTTATATACACTGGAGATGAAAAGGGCGGCAATTCAATGCTTGGGTTATGCTATTTATTGAAGGAAGATGCTGAAATAGTCCGGGGGCAGCTTGTAAAGCTGGACAAACAGCGTAAATTTAATCGTGAAATCTGGGAACAGGCGCTGTTTGAAGGAAATAAAATGATACCTTATGCCCGTGTTATGCTGGGGCAGTCAAATTATGCAATAAGGACATATGAGGAGCTTAGAGATCTTGACAGTGAATCCCAGCATTTGGACTCAAAGCGCATTAATCTAATCCGTGAGGTATTTAACGTAGAGATGGATGATATTACTGACATTTCCGCCTTATCAAAAGGTATGACCAACAGGCTGATGCGTTTCTCTGTTAAAGGTAAGCCATATCTGTTCCGTGTCCCGGGTGAAGGCAGCAATGAGCTGACCAGCCGTGCACAGGAAGTGGATGTATACAATTCACTGAAAGAAACAGGGTTGACGGATATTGTCATTTATATGTCTGCTGAAACCGGATACAAAATCTCAGAATTTTGGGAGAATGCCAGAACCTGCGATATCCATAATGATGAAGATGTAAGGGCATGTATTATGCACCTTAGAAAACTTCACAGCATGAAGCTTGAAGTGGGGCATACTTTTGATTTGACTGAAAAACTGGACTTATATGAAAGGCTTCGCGATGGAGAGCCATCTTTCTCAGATTATGATGAGACGAGGGAAAAAGTCGTTGGCTTAATCGCTTTGCTCAATGTACTGCAGAAAGAAAGCTGTCTATGCCACGTTGACCCGGTATCTGATAACTTCCTGTTTGTGAACGGGAAGATTCATCTCATAGACTGGGAATATGCAGGAATGTCGGAGAAGCATATAGATATTGCAATGTTTTGTCTTTATGCCGACTATGACGTAAAATACGTCAATCACCTTATTGATGTTTATTTCGATGGCAAAGCAACTAACCTGGACCGATTCAAAGTTTTCGCTTATGCATCGGTAGGAGGTTTTCTATGGTCGGTGTGGTGTGAGTACAAGGAGAAAAAAGGTGTCAGTTTCAGTGAATATGCCATGCAGCAATATAGATATTCAAAAAAATCATACAGAGAAGCGATGCGGTATTTTAACGCACATGGAAAGGAGTAA
- a CDS encoding 4Fe-4S binding protein, whose product MIESRFIQVNQGKCIRCRLCMKACRRTLEMSTSSANKAC is encoded by the coding sequence ATGATCGAGAGCAGATTTATACAGGTTAATCAAGGAAAATGTATACGGTGCCGCCTTTGTATGAAGGCCTGCCGGAGAACTCTTGAAATGTCCACCTCTTCAGCTAATAAGGCTTGCTGA
- a CDS encoding GNAT family N-acetyltransferase: MIETQRLIIRTFLPEDADDLYEYLSEPQVVFYEPYEVFTREECEKEALRRSTDSAFWAVCLKKDKKLIGNIYFSKQEFDTWELGYVFNIAYQGNGYAGESAIAVIDNAVKQLNARRIVAMCNPQNEKSWKLLERLRMRREGYLKQNIYFKTDINNNPIWLDTYEYGILACEWTAEKE, encoded by the coding sequence ATGATAGAAACTCAAAGGCTGATTATCAGAACATTTTTACCTGAGGATGCGGACGATTTATATGAATACCTTTCAGAGCCACAAGTTGTTTTTTATGAGCCCTATGAAGTATTCACCAGGGAAGAATGTGAAAAAGAGGCTTTAAGACGTTCAACAGACAGCGCCTTTTGGGCAGTGTGCTTAAAGAAAGATAAAAAGCTCATAGGAAACATTTATTTTTCAAAGCAGGAATTTGATACATGGGAACTCGGCTATGTTTTTAATATTGCCTATCAGGGCAATGGATATGCTGGTGAAAGCGCTATAGCTGTAATAGATAATGCAGTTAAACAATTGAATGCCCGCCGTATTGTTGCCATGTGTAATCCGCAGAATGAAAAGTCATGGAAATTGCTTGAACGCTTGAGAATGAGAAGAGAAGGGTACTTAAAACAGAATATATATTTTAAAACAGATATAAATAATAATCCTATCTGGCTTGATACCTATGAATATGGCATTCTTGCCTGCGAATGGACTGCAGAAAAAGAATAA
- a CDS encoding flavodoxin family protein, translating to MFLFWKHAISSAKLEQTIRSKGHEIILERVEPVNNNPRSGDPVRVKTAPDISTYDAVIFASPVQAFSLAPLMRLYLSKVSGLTGKKVYCFVTQRLKKPWLGGNRAVRQIKKICKAKGADIILSGVVNWSGSTRDNQIEDIVSRLSII from the coding sequence ATGTTCTTATTCTGGAAACACGCTATCAGTAGCGCAAAACTTGAGCAAACCATTAGGTCTAAAGGACATGAAATAATACTTGAAAGAGTAGAACCCGTCAATAATAATCCCCGTTCGGGTGATCCTGTAAGGGTTAAGACAGCCCCGGATATAAGCACTTATGATGCCGTTATTTTCGCCTCTCCTGTACAGGCTTTTTCACTTGCTCCGTTGATGAGGCTGTATCTGTCTAAGGTATCCGGCTTAACCGGAAAAAAAGTATATTGCTTTGTCACTCAGCGTTTAAAAAAGCCATGGTTAGGCGGTAACCGTGCTGTACGGCAAATTAAAAAAATATGCAAAGCAAAAGGAGCTGACATTATATTGAGCGGTGTTGTCAATTGGTCGGGCAGCACCAGGGATAATCAGATAGAAGATATAGTCAGCAGGCTTAGTATAATTTAA
- a CDS encoding BCCT family transporter, translated as MKNKNSILSQLDWPLIILPLIVVVALCAVFMVSPEGSTQVMDSIRGFLSNELGFFYILSGLGILLITLYVAFSSYGKIRLGNLDKPQYTDFQWATMIFTGVFAADIVFYSFIEWALYAAEPRIEQLGGIQDWAATYPLFHWGPIPWAFYVVLAVAFGFSIHVRGRSKQKFSEACRPLLGNSVDKAPGKIIDLIAIIALIAGTATTFSLATPLLASALSRVFGFEASTALTVVVLGIIAAVYTISVLSGMEGIIKSASICTVLFLGMLAYFLFVGGQTRYIIETGITSIGNLMQNFIGLSTWMDPLRESGDGTFGFVQNWTIFYWAYWMAWCVATPFFIGMISKGRTIKNVILGTYGYGIMGTFLSFIIFGNYGLSQQLAGKVDIIGMVQDGMDINQGIIQIFETLPMTEILLIILFVMMVLFYSTTFDSLTLVISAYSYKNLPPGEEAARPVRAFWAIMFIIFPIGLIFAENSINSLQSVSIIAAFPIGIVFYLIIASFFKDAKKYLEEQKNI; from the coding sequence ATGAAAAATAAGAATAGTATTTTATCACAACTTGACTGGCCTCTTATCATCCTCCCCCTTATTGTTGTTGTCGCGTTGTGTGCAGTTTTTATGGTGTCACCGGAAGGCTCAACACAGGTTATGGATTCAATAAGAGGCTTTCTTAGTAACGAGCTTGGATTTTTCTATATACTGTCGGGACTTGGAATCCTGCTTATTACGCTGTACGTTGCATTTTCCAGTTACGGGAAAATTAGGCTGGGAAATTTGGATAAACCGCAATACACGGATTTTCAGTGGGCAACCATGATATTCACCGGTGTTTTTGCAGCGGATATTGTCTTTTACTCCTTTATAGAATGGGCATTGTATGCCGCTGAACCACGCATTGAACAGCTGGGCGGGATTCAGGATTGGGCTGCGACCTATCCGTTGTTTCATTGGGGGCCTATACCCTGGGCATTTTATGTGGTACTGGCAGTTGCCTTCGGCTTTTCTATCCACGTTCGTGGCCGCAGTAAACAAAAATTTTCTGAGGCTTGCCGTCCTCTTCTAGGAAACAGTGTTGACAAAGCACCGGGGAAAATTATAGACTTAATAGCTATTATTGCGCTGATTGCGGGGACAGCAACTACATTCTCCCTTGCAACACCACTTTTGGCATCTGCTCTAAGTCGTGTTTTCGGCTTTGAAGCCAGTACGGCATTGACGGTAGTGGTTCTTGGTATTATTGCCGCAGTATATACCATATCTGTTTTGAGCGGCATGGAAGGCATAATTAAATCTGCGTCCATATGCACGGTATTGTTTTTAGGGATGCTAGCCTATTTCCTATTTGTTGGAGGGCAGACACGATACATTATTGAGACGGGCATTACATCCATCGGAAATCTGATGCAAAACTTCATCGGTCTTTCCACATGGATGGATCCATTGAGGGAATCTGGTGATGGCACTTTCGGATTTGTTCAGAATTGGACTATTTTTTATTGGGCATACTGGATGGCCTGGTGTGTGGCAACGCCCTTTTTCATTGGAATGATAAGTAAAGGAAGAACCATAAAAAATGTTATTCTAGGCACATATGGCTACGGGATTATGGGAACTTTTCTATCGTTTATAATCTTCGGAAATTATGGACTATCGCAGCAACTGGCAGGAAAGGTGGATATAATAGGAATGGTTCAGGACGGTATGGATATCAACCAGGGCATTATTCAGATTTTTGAAACTCTTCCTATGACAGAGATTTTGCTTATAATTCTCTTTGTCATGATGGTGCTGTTCTATTCAACAACCTTTGATTCGCTGACCCTTGTTATATCCGCATATTCCTATAAGAATCTTCCTCCGGGGGAGGAAGCTGCACGTCCTGTGAGAGCATTCTGGGCAATTATGTTCATCATTTTTCCTATTGGCTTGATTTTTGCAGAGAACTCCATTAACAGCCTGCAATCTGTTTCAATTATTGCGGCCTTTCCCATAGGAATAGTTTTCTACCTGATCATTGCAAGCTTTTTTAAAGATGCAAAAAAATATTTGGAGGAGCAAAAGAATATTTAA
- a CDS encoding helix-turn-helix transcriptional regulator — translation MQINRLFEIIYILMNKKSVTAKELAERFEVSVRTIYRDIDSLSLAGIPVYASQGKGGGISLLDNYVLDKSVLSEKEQNEILYALQSLAITQVPEADKVLTRLGSLFNKNSTDWIEVDFSPWGSDKNSSRQFTEIKNAILNRKIVEFDYCNSLGEKVRRKVEPVKFVFKINAWYLQGFCLAKRAYRIFKITRMSNLLVPNEFFSERTTEEFTKEKQEQNTQKWIDVHLKISANGAYRVYDEFKEKDVVKNEDGSFNISAYLPENKWLLRYILSFGADIEVLAPQNIRDMIRKELHEIIVKY, via the coding sequence ATGCAGATAAATAGACTGTTTGAAATCATATATATACTGATGAATAAAAAATCCGTCACCGCTAAGGAATTAGCAGAACGGTTTGAAGTTTCAGTAAGAACAATTTATCGGGATATAGACTCGTTATCATTAGCAGGAATACCGGTCTATGCCAGCCAGGGAAAAGGCGGCGGAATTTCTCTTCTGGATAATTATGTGCTTGATAAGTCTGTTCTTTCTGAAAAGGAGCAAAATGAAATATTGTACGCATTGCAGAGCCTGGCAATAACGCAAGTTCCGGAAGCGGATAAAGTACTTACTAGGCTTGGAAGCCTGTTCAACAAAAATAGCACGGACTGGATAGAGGTGGATTTCAGTCCCTGGGGCAGTGATAAAAATAGCTCGCGTCAATTTACCGAAATAAAAAATGCAATTCTTAATCGCAAAATAGTGGAATTTGATTATTGCAATTCATTGGGAGAAAAAGTCAGAAGAAAGGTGGAACCGGTTAAATTTGTTTTCAAAATAAACGCATGGTATCTACAGGGATTCTGCCTGGCAAAAAGAGCATATAGAATCTTCAAAATCACGCGTATGTCAAATCTACTGGTGCCTAATGAGTTTTTCTCTGAAAGAACCACGGAAGAATTTACAAAAGAGAAGCAGGAACAAAATACTCAGAAATGGATTGATGTACACCTGAAGATATCTGCTAATGGTGCATACCGTGTATACGATGAGTTTAAAGAAAAAGATGTGGTAAAAAATGAGGACGGTTCTTTTAATATCTCTGCCTATTTGCCGGAAAATAAATGGCTCTTGAGATACATCCTATCTTTTGGAGCCGATATTGAAGTATTGGCGCCGCAAAATATACGGGATATGATTCGCAAAGAATTGCATGAAATAATTGTTAAATATTAA
- a CDS encoding MerR family transcriptional regulator: MEAMTISQVSKSFNVSTRMLRYYEQAGLMESCRKEDYAYRMYDETALTRLRQILILRKLRIPIKQIKDILQKPDAVTAIEVFQQNISELDDEITALSTIKSILSGFVDELQKAAHIQINRLIVQDEIILAAIESLPLTSINFKEDKTMDKLKNAEEHLSKLKDVRIVYLPPATVAAAHHIGNDPEHHAYKMIDRFVQDTGLCKIKPDLRHFGFNHPNPVDETGYHGYEIWVTIPDDMEVPLPLIKKHFTGGLYAAHMIQMGNFNEWEWLLDWVNKNEKYQFAGDMQDQEHMCGLLEEHLNYLSHAYMNNTEPEDLQLDLLMPVKERLK, encoded by the coding sequence ATGGAAGCGATGACAATTAGCCAGGTTTCAAAAAGCTTTAATGTATCTACAAGGATGCTGCGCTATTATGAACAGGCAGGGCTTATGGAGAGCTGCCGAAAGGAAGATTATGCTTATCGCATGTACGATGAAACTGCTCTTACTAGATTGAGGCAGATTTTGATATTGCGTAAGCTGCGGATTCCCATAAAGCAAATTAAGGATATACTTCAGAAGCCCGATGCCGTTACAGCTATAGAGGTCTTCCAGCAAAATATCAGCGAATTGGATGATGAAATAACCGCGCTGTCCACTATTAAAAGCATTCTAAGCGGATTCGTTGATGAATTGCAGAAAGCAGCCCACATACAAATAAATCGCTTGATTGTGCAAGATGAAATTATATTGGCCGCCATAGAATCCTTGCCGCTGACCAGTATTAATTTTAAGGAGGATAAAACTATGGATAAACTAAAAAATGCAGAGGAGCACTTGTCTAAACTGAAGGATGTCCGGATTGTTTATTTACCGCCCGCAACTGTTGCAGCTGCCCACCACATCGGCAATGATCCTGAGCATCATGCCTATAAGATGATTGACAGGTTCGTACAGGATACCGGACTGTGTAAAATCAAACCGGATCTGAGGCATTTTGGTTTTAATCATCCAAACCCGGTAGACGAGACCGGCTACCACGGTTATGAAATATGGGTGACCATTCCGGATGATATGGAAGTTCCATTACCGCTTATCAAAAAGCATTTTACCGGAGGATTATATGCTGCTCACATGATCCAAATGGGAAATTTCAATGAATGGGAATGGCTTTTAGACTGGGTAAATAAAAATGAAAAATATCAGTTTGCAGGAGATATGCAGGATCAGGAGCATATGTGCGGACTCCTTGAGGAGCACCTTAACTATTTGAGCCATGCATATATGAATAATACCGAACCCGAGGATTTGCAGCTTGATTTGCTTATGCCCGTCAAAGAACGTCTGAAATAA
- a CDS encoding helix-turn-helix transcriptional regulator — translation MAKNLKIKAAWAAKDMAQKDLADAMGVARQMMNAIEKGDYNPSINLCIANCNNKEI, via the coding sequence ATGGCAAAAAATTTAAAGATAAAAGCAGCATGGGCAGCAAAAGACATGGCACAAAAAGATCTTGCAGATGCAATGGGAGTCGCCCGCCAAATGATGAATGCCATAGAAAAAGGAGATTATAACCCTTCGATAAATCTGTGTATAGCCAATTGCAATAATAAAGAAATTTAA
- a CDS encoding nuclear transport factor 2 family protein: MNRNCQLPESVEMHFDAANTGDSAAFLSAFHDDATVIDAGKEYHGRNEIEAWSDEIYFKDNLRLKITNAVQNTKEIVVTAIADGDYDKSGLPDPLYLDFHFVIKEAKVCLLRIVLSSNSRAVPLPQPIAAYYHASDVYDSELLAACFAQDAILYDEDMEFRGPAEISRHILKANKEANVRMDIMNLVEQSRETIVTAMLTGNFEGSPLPLDFHFTFDNGKIKSLNIMLSEE, from the coding sequence ATGAACAGGAATTGTCAATTGCCAGAATCAGTAGAAATGCATTTTGATGCGGCCAATACGGGTGATTCGGCTGCGTTTCTTTCGGCATTTCATGATGACGCTACCGTAATAGATGCGGGAAAGGAATATCACGGAAGGAATGAGATAGAAGCGTGGAGCGATGAGATTTATTTTAAGGATAATTTGAGGCTTAAAATAACTAATGCTGTGCAGAACACCAAAGAAATAGTCGTTACAGCTATTGCAGACGGAGATTACGATAAATCCGGTCTGCCTGATCCCCTATATCTTGACTTTCACTTCGTAATAAAGGAAGCCAAGGTATGTCTTTTGCGTATCGTACTTTCATCGAACAGCAGAGCCGTGCCGCTGCCTCAGCCTATTGCTGCATATTACCATGCTTCAGATGTTTATGACAGCGAATTGCTTGCAGCATGTTTCGCACAGGATGCCATTCTATATGATGAAGATATGGAATTTCGAGGGCCTGCTGAAATCAGCCGTCATATTTTAAAAGCAAATAAAGAAGCAAATGTCAGAATGGATATAATGAACCTTGTTGAACAAAGCCGTGAAACTATTGTTACTGCTATGCTGACTGGCAATTTTGAAGGAAGTCCGCTGCCCTTGGATTTTCATTTTACTTTTGATAATGGAAAGATAAAGTCGCTTAATATCATGCTTTCGGAGGAATAA
- a CDS encoding dienelactone hydrolase family protein, whose product MWNKLRTDAYEGMLAETIKMTGYNGDSIHAYISRPLGEGPFPSIVLVPHMPGWDEYCRETARRFTQHGYITVCPDIYCRFGHGTPDEISLKARESGGVADDSVMGDCEGALKYLRDMPASNGKVGVIGMCSGGRHAFMAACKVNGFDAAVDCWGGRVVVSKENLTPANPVAPIDYTKDLSCPLLGIFGNDDQFPTPEEVNIHEEELKKYGKDYTFYRYDNAGHGFWYYHTDRYRPVQAMDSWEKTFDFFEKHLR is encoded by the coding sequence ATGTGGAACAAATTAAGAACAGATGCGTATGAAGGCATGCTGGCTGAAACAATTAAAATGACCGGATATAATGGAGACAGCATCCATGCATACATTTCACGCCCCCTTGGCGAAGGGCCATTTCCTTCAATAGTACTGGTTCCTCATATGCCCGGCTGGGATGAGTATTGCCGTGAGACTGCACGCCGCTTTACACAGCATGGATACATAACTGTTTGCCCCGACATATATTGCCGTTTCGGACATGGAACTCCTGATGAAATATCATTGAAAGCAAGGGAATCCGGCGGAGTAGCTGATGACAGCGTAATGGGAGACTGTGAGGGAGCCCTTAAATACCTTCGTGATATGCCTGCTTCCAACGGAAAAGTAGGAGTTATAGGTATGTGTTCAGGCGGACGCCATGCCTTTATGGCCGCCTGTAAAGTTAACGGATTTGATGCAGCAGTTGACTGCTGGGGCGGAAGAGTCGTGGTTTCAAAAGAAAATCTGACACCTGCGAATCCTGTGGCACCTATAGACTATACCAAAGATTTAAGCTGCCCTCTTTTGGGAATATTCGGAAATGATGACCAGTTCCCTACGCCCGAAGAGGTAAATATCCATGAGGAAGAGCTTAAAAAGTATGGAAAGGATTATACATTCTACCGATATGACAATGCAGGCCATGGATTCTGGTATTATCATACCGACAGGTATCGCCCGGTGCAGGCCATGGATTCCTGGGAGAAGACCTTCGATTTCTTTGAGAAACATTTAAGGTAG
- a CDS encoding CPBP family intramembrane glutamic endopeptidase, which yields MDKLKVKQNRLLMLSIVLVIALSLLALLVGNIMSKAAAYIFISIVYWGVFCIPLSLYYLGGANGIEKLHEKQPVSIPSGKKMLIHVLVFMPCIATLFVVFIPTISVAPIQVFAISMLYAIMNGTIEELYWRGVFTNIFPDDILKSYILPTLMFGLWHIALYFIKGMEYHGGLIALVGGATFMGFLWGYAAYKTKSIRAVTAAHIITNFFAFSGMIYMNWFV from the coding sequence ATGGATAAATTAAAGGTAAAACAGAATAGGTTACTAATGCTGTCTATTGTGCTTGTAATAGCCCTGTCTTTACTTGCGTTGCTTGTAGGAAATATTATGAGCAAGGCGGCTGCATATATTTTTATTTCCATCGTATACTGGGGTGTATTTTGTATTCCCCTGTCATTATATTATCTCGGAGGGGCAAACGGAATAGAAAAGCTACATGAAAAACAGCCGGTTTCAATACCTTCAGGAAAAAAGATGCTCATACATGTATTAGTATTTATGCCTTGTATAGCTACATTGTTTGTTGTATTTATCCCAACAATATCAGTTGCGCCTATACAAGTTTTTGCAATATCCATGTTATATGCAATTATGAATGGAACCATAGAAGAATTATATTGGCGGGGTGTATTTACAAATATATTTCCGGATGATATTTTAAAGAGTTATATTTTACCAACCTTAATGTTTGGACTCTGGCATATTGCTTTGTATTTTATAAAAGGCATGGAATACCATGGAGGGTTGATTGCTCTGGTCGGGGGCGCAACCTTTATGGGGTTTTTATGGGGATATGCGGCATATAAAACAAAGTCCATCAGAGCAGTTACTGCAGCTCACATAATTACTAATTTCTTTGCATTCAGCGGAATGATTTATATGAATTGGTTTGTTTAA
- a CDS encoding anaerobic sulfatase maturase, with amino-acid sequence MEPFVVMAKPVGPRCNLKCSYCYYLETEKFHKDSQQLKMSDSMLETYIRQYIEASPGPVIQFTWHGGEPTLAGLDFYKRVVELQKQYLPEGWNLWNNLQTNGILLDDEWCSFLAENHFDIGLSIDGTQWLHDEFRKDYSGKGTYDKVAAAVNRLKVHGIKPDLLCTVTSKTAKEPEAVYRALRNLDTGWIQFIPIVRRGEDGKVTEDSVSGEEYGNFLCSIFDEWIRYDIGRLDVQLFAEMMMVWSGGNASLCWMAPTCGRVLILEQDGGVYSCDHFVTPDYKIGDIESSDLGTLVNLQIQRNFGNNKREGLTMQCRSCNWLNICNGGCLKDRFAHDENDELGLYYLCGGLKRFFDHAEQPLKQVMEFKKRGLNSNDIMHKLRTQLKDKQKSLGRNDPCPCGSGRKAKNCCFSKRA; translated from the coding sequence ATGGAACCCTTTGTAGTCATGGCAAAACCGGTAGGCCCCCGATGCAACCTTAAATGCAGCTATTGTTATTATTTAGAGACTGAAAAATTTCATAAAGATTCACAACAGTTAAAAATGTCAGACAGCATGTTGGAAACTTATATACGCCAATACATAGAAGCAAGCCCGGGGCCGGTTATTCAGTTCACATGGCATGGAGGGGAGCCAACTCTTGCAGGACTTGATTTTTACAAGCGAGTGGTAGAATTGCAAAAGCAATACCTTCCGGAAGGCTGGAATTTATGGAATAACCTCCAGACCAACGGAATACTTCTTGATGATGAATGGTGTTCATTTTTGGCAGAAAATCACTTTGATATTGGATTGAGTATAGACGGCACACAATGGCTCCATGATGAATTTAGAAAGGATTATAGCGGAAAAGGTACTTATGATAAAGTGGCAGCGGCGGTTAACAGGTTAAAAGTCCATGGCATCAAGCCGGACTTGCTGTGCACTGTGACATCCAAAACTGCAAAGGAACCGGAAGCTGTTTACAGGGCATTAAGAAACCTTGACACAGGATGGATTCAGTTCATACCTATCGTGCGCCGCGGAGAAGACGGAAAGGTTACAGAAGACTCCGTATCCGGCGAAGAATATGGAAATTTTCTGTGTTCAATTTTTGATGAATGGATCCGTTATGATATCGGACGGTTGGATGTACAGCTATTTGCTGAAATGATGATGGTATGGTCCGGGGGAAATGCCAGTTTATGCTGGATGGCTCCTACCTGCGGAAGGGTGCTTATTTTGGAGCAGGACGGAGGAGTCTACTCCTGCGATCATTTCGTAACACCGGATTATAAAATAGGTGATATTGAAAGCTCTGACTTAGGAACATTAGTAAACTTGCAGATACAGCGCAATTTTGGAAATAATAAAAGGGAAGGCCTGACTATGCAATGCCGTTCATGCAATTGGCTGAATATTTGTAACGGCGGATGCCTTAAAGACAGGTTCGCCCATGATGAAAATGATGAGCTTGGATTATATTACCTTTGCGGCGGGTTAAAAAGGTTCTTTGACCACGCAGAACAGCCATTGAAACAAGTTATGGAGTTCAAAAAACGTGGCTTAAATTCCAACGATATAATGCATAAATTGCGCACTCAGCTAAAAGATAAGCAAAAAAGCCTGGGACGAAACGACCCTTGCCCCTGCGGCAGCGGACGCAAAGCTAAGAATTGCTGTTTTTCAAAGAGAGCATAA